The Camelina sativa cultivar DH55 chromosome 18, Cs, whole genome shotgun sequence DNA window AACCATCACTTATctaaaaaagataaacaaagtTAACAGTCTCTCATAGTTTCTTTAATATGAATTAATTCTTCCCtcttcagaattttttttttcttccttttctcttgacattaatattattataataataaaatgataatcaTCATCTAAGAATCTGTGCATTACCCACCATCTGATGAGTCCCCATTGCCCCACACCCTTTCATAACcactcctcctccgccgccaccaccactaGCCGCCGTCATTCCACCGGCACCGATCAAAACTCTTCCtggtcctcctcctccgccgccaccAACCACTGCATGCTCCTCCAGCGACTGCACCTGTTTCTTTAAAAACTTTACATAATGAATAGCTTCGTCGAGCATCGAAGCTGTATCCATCTTCGTCCCACCGGGAACAAGCCTTTGCAAAATCCGAATCCTCTCGCTTATCCTCTCCCTCCTGTGCCGAGCCGCCACGCTTTGTGGATCTTTCGAGATCCTAACGTTCCTCCTCTTAGGTGGCTTAATCGCCTCGGGATCTATATGTATCNTCCGAATCCTCTCGCTTATCCTCTCCCTCCTGTGCCGAGCCGCCACGCTCTGTGGATCTTTCGAGATCCTAACGTTCCTCCTCTTAGGTGGCTTAACCGCCTCGGGATCTATATGTATAGGTTGCATCACGGCGATGCGAAAGATCATCTCTCTCATAGCCGCCATGTTCGCgctgttgttattgttgtttcttttgtcgAGCAAAACGGAAGAGTAGGCTGTgttgggagagagagaagaagggttAGTAAGTAAACCTGCGGAACCGTACCGAAAACCTGGTTCGTTGGTCATTGAGTGATCAGAGTGGTGATGGCTTGAGAAGAGAAAAGGgaaagtgttgttgttgttgttatggtcgggagagaagaaagatgaattaTTAGGGNNNNNNNNNNNNNNNNNNNNNNNNNNNNNNNNNNNNNNNNNNNNNNNNNNNNNNNNNNNNTGattgaataaaacaaagaatTGAGATCAATTACATATTGAAGTCCGCTGTTGGTGGAGTAAGCAGCAGCCGCTCCGATCGGGTCCGTCGTCGGTGGAGTAAACAGCAGCCTCTCCGATCGGGTCCGTCATCGGTGGAGTACACAACAGCCGCTTCAATCGAGTCCGTCGCAGGTGGAGTACTCAACAACCGCTCTAATCGAGTTCTTCATTGTCGTAATCACGCCAGCGTAGCTCAGagtatatttactttttttcatcttgttttatgtatttgtttttggattaagattgtaaaaacaaaaaaaaattatgtatgaaaaataaaattgtaaatttgtgTTATTTGTGATTTTAGTTCTGTTAATATACCAACTTTCTTAATCCACGCGAAAATTCCTAAAACGTTAAGTAAACAAAACCGGACGAAGTATATAGGTGTAGTTTTTCAATAGTTTTGAGAGGCATCTTCGTATCGATCACGTCAGATTCGagatctttttaatatatacatggTGTGGTaccacgaaaaaaaaaataaataaataactttatACACTATCGTACACGTATAATTCCCCAATCCCACGGTATATGTacgtttgaaaatatatatcaaagtaGGAATGTGAAAATATCACTTTGgaagaaccaaacacattttttaaGTCAGTAGCCTATTTATATTCCTCATTAATTATAGGGTTAAACGTACAGATCTTTCAACTAAAATTGCGACGAAATAGTATATTATCGGTAGGGGGTCATACACGACTGTCTATTTTAAAGTTGAATCAGAATATAGTTGGTTTTTATTCCACGTTCGAATTCAACTTCAACGTGCAAGTAGATTTAACCTTGTAGGCAAAGTCAATAGGGGTCTTTCGAAGATATCCAAAGTTTTGGAATATTCCTTGTAATATGGAATTTAGATTGACCCCTTTGAATTAGGAGAGGGCAACGTCATATAACACCCTTTTAGCATTtgcataatctttttttttttttttttttacatttcgtATGTTACGAAAgtcaaactaaaatatatatcttttgagAGAGAGGACGATTAgtctttattaaaattcaaatgttGGCCATCTTTAAACCAAACGCATAAATGCTAATCAGCCGCCAAACGCAAGTTCATGCATTTCAATTTAAACATGTTTCTTCTAATATCTTGACTATTATTTATGTGTTTGGGTCAAAGGTAAATcctaaaacatacaaaatacaaagtcgtttttaatttttcttccaagattgaaattttgaaagaaaaggcaaaaaaacCGTCTATTAATTGACCGTTGAAGATAAAGATGagcttcttatatatatagtacacgTGCATGGTTTTATCTATTAtgatatgtatgtatattgttAGGTTTTGCAACCCAAAAACTCCTCAATTGGGCCAAAGTTATAGCCCAACAATGTCAAAAACAACGACACAATGATAAAGAAAGGCCCAAACAACAACCACGGCCAaaccatatatttatttttaaaaattcgaGTTCAgatgaaaatattgaaattggAACATGatcaaaatcagataagtcCAAATACATGTGACCGCCCATAAACAgtacaaacaaataattaaaaaggcACCGacgaaaaagaaaccaaaaaaaagaaaaaaacagttgcAAATTTACCAAATCCACCCCTCATTAACTTTTGAAGTAAAAAATCACCATTTTTAGTGCATTGTTCTTGAGTTTACACATAACTAACCCCAagggtttaattttttaacgAACGCAACaactagtaataataataataaatcaaccaggtttttaaacaaattacacaTCGGGGGAACAttacacaacaaacaaatacataaatCCCATATGGTTGGCGAAATTACGAAAATGCCCAGTCCATATgattttttatctaaaatctcCGGCATCGAGTGATCGACGAGCATCCACGGCGGTACGGATGAACCGGACCTCTGGCTCTGTAGCAGTTATGAGTGTAGTAAGATCTCCCAGATCTGGGAGGACACGGGACTCGATTCGCGGACAATGCACCGTACGATATGTAATACTTCTTTCTCCGCCAGTACAGCGACCGCCGATCTACGCCGTCGTCGTCTTCCTCCTCCGTGACTTCGAAGCTTTCTTCTCCGTTGATGATGTCGAATTCGTCGGCGTGAGGGATCGGCCAGTCGAATCCGTCGGGTAGAAGAACGAGAGATGGGTTATCGGAGAGAGATTCAGATCTCGGGAGTGAAACGAaggtgagaagagagagaatgagGATGAGATTGAGAGACTGAGCTGCCATGGTTGTTCGAGGAGGGAGACGAAAGCgaggaggaagaaaaataagaagaatagACTAGTGACAAGTGAAGTCACATGCGAAGAGGTGTTACAGTTGTGAAGACTATGCTTTTTTGAGGGTTCTAATTCAATGCGCCATTTATGGACCTCGAGCTTTGtgctttgtcttttgtttttcttttcttgtaagTGTGAAGATGAGTCATCTGGTGGGACACGGTGTAGGATAAGAGATATGAGGATGATTGGTTATGAACCGTTTGATTATTAGCTTGAGATTAATGGGCCGGGTTTTCTTATGGTTCCTGTTTTATACTATATGAAACTCCCTTTTGGGCTTTGGTTCCAAAATACTTCCGAAGTTTTAGCGAAAGACCAATCCTTTGACAAGGCCcagttcaaacttcaaaataCTTAAATTGATGAtacttatgagttatgagtAATGTGTGACTAGTTCCTATATGGTTTagagatttttattattaatcttTTGGACATTATTACTTACCTAACAATAAGAATAAGACGCAATTACATACAAAGATAATGGAATGGATAATTTTTTGGTGCCTTACGTGCCTAAAGGTTCAAACAAATGataaaaacatacatacatacgATTATAATGA harbors:
- the LOC104762860 gene encoding transcription factor HEC1 isoform X2, coding for MDSDIMNMMMHQMEKLPHEFCNPNNSSFFSPDHNNNNTYPFLFNSSHHHSDHSLTNEPGFRYGSAGLLTNPSSLSPNTAYSSVLLDKRNNSNNNNNSANMAAMREMIFRIAVMQPIHIDPEAIKPPKRRNVRISKDPQSVAARHRRERISERIRILQRLVPGGTKMDTASMLDEAIHYVKFLKKQVQSLEEHAVVGGGGGGGPGRVLIGAGGMTAASGGGGGGGVVMKGCGAMGTHQMVGNAQILR
- the LOC104762861 gene encoding protein RALF-like 34 — encoded protein: MAAQSLNLILILSLLTFVSLPRSESLSDNPSLVLLPDGFDWPIPHADEFDIINGEESFEVTEEEDDDGVDRRSLYWRRKKYYISYGALSANRVPCPPRSGRSYYTHNCYRARGPVHPYRRGCSSITRCRRF